The following are from one region of the Nicotiana tabacum cultivar K326 chromosome 3, ASM71507v2, whole genome shotgun sequence genome:
- the LOC142176929 gene encoding uncharacterized protein LOC142176929, translated as MECVRTVNYTIMVNGEPTDPFNAKKGLRQGDPMYPFLFAIAMEYLSRTLKEMAERKQYHYHFRCAKLKLTHLCFADDLLIFSRGDVESVTEVLQSFNQFSDASGLQSYWAQLFIFPTKVMKDVESFCRSYLWTGNNVITKKALISWERVCCPERNGGWNLINMRIWNKAAIIKLYWNLQRKRIGGG; from the exons ATGGAATGTGTTAGAACAGTGAACTATACTATTATGGTGAATGGAGAGCCAACTGATCCTTTCAATGCTAAGAAGGGGCTTAGACAAGGGGATCCTATGTATCCATTTCTATTTGCAATTGCAATGGAGTACTTAAGTCGAACCTTAAAGGAAATGGCAGAGAGGAAGCAATATCATTACCATTTCAGATGTGCCAAATTAAAACTAACTCATTTATGTTTTGCAGATGATCTTTTAATATTTTCCAGAGGAGATGTTGAATCAGTAACTGAGGTTCTTCAAAGTTTTAATCAATTCTCAGATGCCTCAGGATTGCAA TCCTATTGGGCTCAATTGTTCATATTTCCAACAAAGGTGATGAAAGATGTGGAAAGCTTTTGTAGAAGCTATCTTTGGACAGGTAACAATGTCATTACAAAGAAAGCACTAATCAGTTGGGAAAGAGTATGCTGTCCTGAAAGAAATGGAGGATGGAACCTCATTAATATGAGAATCTGGAACAAGGCAGCCATAATCAAACTGTACTGGAATTTGCAAAGAAAGAGGATAGGAGGTGGATAA